In a single window of the Magnolia sinica isolate HGM2019 chromosome 7, MsV1, whole genome shotgun sequence genome:
- the LOC131250670 gene encoding uncharacterized protein LOC131250670, protein MQDSVTGQKPGPVDFYKGTPCRQATGSWVHPRASEIWEEMDTLRSQPTPDGTQWSEPEILSQVLGTRSGYVHGFGHGAKLMAPARATSSRSIVVGDSAVRRADTAEKEVQQLWVVVDDIKDQLDRQRKEQERKMMDQLARQREEQERRMEEELARQREEQERRMEEMRVEHERRMMEMFQVIAARLPTDAPGPPPASV, encoded by the exons atg CaagattccgtcactggccagaagcccggaccagtagacttctacaaagGGACTCCCTGTCGGCAGGCgacaggatcttgggtacatcctagagccagcgagatttgg gaggagatggacaccttacgcagtcagcccactcccgatggtactcagtggagtgagccagagatcctgagtcaggtgcttggtacccgttctggatatgtgcatgggtttggccatggtgccaagctcatggcacccgctagagctaCCTCTAGccgatccatcgtcgttggcgaCAGCGCCGTACGCCGAGCTGATACCGCAGAGAAAGAGGTTCAGCAGCTATGGGtcgtcgtcgatgacatcaaagatcagctggacAGGCAAAGGAAGGAGcaagagaggaagatgatggatcagctggcgaggcagagggaggagcaggagaggaggatggaggaggagctggcgaggcagagggaggagcaggagaggaggatggaggagatgcgggtggagcatgagcgacggatgatggagatgtttcaggttatcgctgcacgcttacccaccgatgccccagGGCCTCCGCCTGCATCtgtgtga